A segment of the Ipomoea triloba cultivar NCNSP0323 chromosome 1, ASM357664v1 genome:
GACCCAAAGCTTCCACGTGAAAGGTCTGAACCATTTGTTTCTCTTGAAAAGCTGTCTTTCAAGTTTGCTAGTGCATTATCAAATGAATATCCACTAAAAATATATGACTTCAGCTGATGATGGATGATAAAACCCTAAAACATAAGCACATTGTAGAAATCACTTGCCCTGAAAATTCTCAAGCCATGAAACATGAAATGGAAATCTGAAGTAGTAAACACTGGTAGAAGAATGGTAAAGTAAGATCTTAAATACAAACCTTGACTGCATCAACCATGTGTTGCCAAGCAAGAGCAGAAGTCGGACATACTGCAACGAATTAAATGtcattgaaattattttataattaaaagttCGAATCACATGGAAAATTAGAGAATAATGTGAAATGCATAGTTACTGCTTGTAGTGTTTTGGCCGAAAGAAAGCTCTAGCACAAAAAATGGATCCTTGGACTGCAATGGTTGCTCAAGGGCTGTAATCACatgaaaaaccaaaaaaaaaaatgcagtagAAATAAGTTGCCTACTTGCATTTCCTACCCTAGTCATAAATTAACATACTAAAAGAGTTGAATTTCATGGGACTTTCTCCTGTTACATAATCTTAGTCAGTTTCATAAGCAGAGGATTTTAACGACCCCTCCGATGAGACAATCAAAATTACTAACATACATACCTTTTTTGCAGCTAGTCCattcattttttaaagtatCTTGAATATAGTCAAACCAGCATTCATCAAGTTCCTTCTTAAGATGTTCAGTGGACAGCTCACATGATGTCTGTTATTGGAAAAACAGAAAATGAGAAAGCCTGATGGCGTCACTTCCATGAGTGTAGCAAATTCCTAAAACAATTCATGTAGGAATGTCTTTATATCGTGTTTCCTATGGTAATTAACACATTAAAATACCAATTGCTGCTTTGATTGCACCTTAAACAATCTCTAATTGGTCACAAGTTGTTCACATATAAGTggacaatattttttttgttcaacaTTTGGCAAGAATATTAGAGTTCCCATAAAGTTCTGCAAGAAACAGCAGGGCAACAAAGAGGCTTCAATTACCTCTCACCccaaatatgaaataaaaaataaaaaataaaaaagtgttgCATTACTCCATCTCTAGTGGGTGATGGGTCCCTCTAACTCTCTTTAGGATTATTAAGTAACCATCACCTAGACAGACTATTAATTGCTTCCTATTATGGGACAAAGAAAAACCAATTCCTTCACCTTGAAGAGTTGGAGCTCATTATCTTCCAGATTCTTATCAACAGAAACTAACAGCAGCCTCCGTAAGACCCAAGCTGCCTCCAATTGTAATTGCACGGATGTTCTGCTAGCTAAAATCTCTAATAACATCTTCCTAATCTacagaataataataacatcatTATTCTATTGACAGATAGCAAATATGAGTTTATAGCTTTACTGAAGGGCAATGTTAGTTTGATGTTATGGATGATGAGACAATCAAGCTGTATCTGTATTAGTGTTGGGGAAAAAGGAGATGGAGattgaaagaatcaaagaagcagtagtagtaattttttttttgaaagcagtagtagtagtaatttAATGATTCATACATCTTCTATATAATGTTAATGTCAGAATGTAATGGTTATGTCGACCTTTGAAATAGGACAGAATAAGGACTGTAAAAAGAggtaataaatgaacactagaAGTATAACAAAAGAGGCAATTGATGAAAATATTCAAAAtctcaggaaaaaaaaaaaaagttctcaCCCTGCTTTTTATTTCAGGAATTGCTGTGATTGCAGCAAGCTCGGGATCAATATCTGAAAGCAAGCAAACCAATATACTTTACTGTACTGGGAAACTTTCTTGCAAAAGAGAAGGCGGCAATGGAGAAACAGAACTACCTTTACTTTCAAGCAATCCTACCAGTAACATGAGAGATGCCAGCATTAGACAGTGGCTATTAGAGCAAACATTGTGGATTATTTCATCACTGAAAAAGAATGTGGTCACAATGGCTTCAAGGTTCCGATAACATTGAAAGAAAGGAAAgcacatggaaaaaaaaaaaaaaaaagcaacaagaCAATAAATGCATGTTTTGAGTTTTTCAATGGTTTTTTACTTGCTGTCTTTCCTTTTGCCTGGGGTGAGAGATTCTGGCTCATGCCTAGAACTTCTCAGAATACGCAAATGTAGCATCTCACTGATGGGCAGAGGAGTGCATACAAAAGGAAGCATTTTCATTCCATAGATCCACACTTTCTCCCTATGCCTCTCAATAGTTTACTGTACATAGGAATGTATCGGTATGTTTGTTGGAAAATGTGTTATAGCATAATTAACGCAATTACACTAATGAGGGAATCCTTATAGGTATGGTATTGTCTTGAGGGTCAAGAATAGCCTCATAGAATAAATACATAGAGATGTGGGACATTAATCTCGCATCTTCACCAATTCTAGGGTTCTTTCTCTAAAACAATTCGTCTGTAAAGGCAAAAACAGTATTTGAAGCCCAAGTAGAAGTGACATAGACTTGGACCATGTATTAATATGAAATGATAACAGCCAACCTTTTCTGCAGCATATTCCCAGGGGAAAAGCTTATAAAACCAGAGTTAGATGACATGCATTCTAATAGCTGCTTAAGCATGAGATTCCTCCGGATATCATTAGCGCCGTCACACTGAAGTTGCACCGTTTGATCCAATTCAGATACATATCTCTCAAAAACATGGGTTTGATTGGTAGTATCGGCTGCAACTGACTCCATAGATTCTTTCATGCTTGAAAAGATGGGGATGTATAGGAACAAAGcacaaataaaatgaataatatttgTTCCCTTGAGAATTTGAATAATCTGAGAAAGTAGATAGAGGGAAGTGGTTGCAGATATACACTTGTTCATATCCTGCCAGGGAAAATGAAACTCATGATTAGCTAGTGTCAAGCACTCCTTGCCATAGTGGAATCAATTCTTAAATGGAGGAACCAAAAATTTCAATAAGAAATTTCATATTTGACCAAAATTAACTACACCATATGCTCTCGTTTCCCAAGCCCCCAAAACAACTAAGAAAAATGCTTTATACTAACAACAAAATAAGATTTGGTTACTTGTCAGGGGTGATTGTCTTCCACTGAAGTAAACTCCACATGGAAAAGTATAGCATGTAAGGTCTGCGATGGAATAATGGCCAAAGAATGAAATTTCTTACAGTTCTTTCTCAAATTTGAAAATCCAAGCAACCAATTCTTCTATAACAACCTGCTTCCATAAGGTTcattttaacttaaaattactattaaagaGTACTTAAATGGAGATGATCTCACATTAGTATCTCTTAAGTACAATGATGGAAGCAGTGTGGGAAAgaccaataagctgaaaatatTCTGGGTGACAATTTTGCTCAAACGAGGCTCCCCAACGCTAAGCATGTCCTGGAAGTAGTAGAGATCATTTGTGATTTCATCACTTTCTAGAACAAGTTTACTTCTTTCAAAATTCCAAGCCTCCCTGAGCCAAAGTCATTtgaaatgtataaatataaataacataTTTCTTGAAAGGATCAACTTAGATAACAATTTTTTATCTACAAATTCAGAGGGCATACTTTTTATCATGGACTATTTTATCCAGGTGGAAGCATCTCTTTCTTAAATAAAGGACCAAGTCAGAAAAGTAATCTGAAACTGGAGGTGTTGTTATAAACTGATAGACCATATCATCACAAACTGCATAACCAAAAGACCACTGTTGCAAAATAGCAATATTTTAGTCATCTAGTTGAAAGCACCTCAAACATTACACTTTGAACCTGTACCGTTATATATGTTCAGAGTCACAGTACGAATGGCTGTCTGAATCATCTTTTCCTCATGATGAGCAAATTTAAGAGCCTCCGTATACAATGGAAATGAGATCACTGTCTCCTGTCAATATCGAAAGCAAATAGCAAGTCAACATATATTCAACTAAACATACTTGGACCATAGAGGCAACTATGGAATACTACTAGCAGGGCGCTAGtgtacaaaaatacaaaatacaacaCTCGGCTTGAACATTGTGTCCAAATGAATCCAACAAATCCCAAAAGTCAACTGAAAACTTAAATATACTAGCAAGTTTGTAGCATTTTAgcaataatcaaacacttactCTAATGCTTTCTTGTGTTGCAAGTAAACATGTCCAAAATTCTGCAATTTACTTCAAGTCACATAAATCCAAGTCCAGACCAAAttccaaaatttttatttagcatttttttttatttcagcATTTATTACTCTTCATTGACAAAAATTATGATCCATGTTTTTAAAGTCCAACAGCAGTATAGTGCACTACAAATAGAGAACGCTTTCCTTGAAGAACCTTTTACTCCATAAGATATATGAAATCAGTCACATTATTAACTATTTAGTAAACAAGTGGTGATTCATTGGATATTtggatatatacatatataatacttaCTAAATGTGAGGTTCTGCAATTCTGCTGGTGGGCCTTTACCAAAAGGCAAAGTGTCTCCCTGGTTATTTTCCCGCTCATAACTCTGAATCAAATGAGAAACTGTTAAAGTAAAATTTCAAGGAATTCAATTACGAAAAGTAAACAGAAGGGAATAATATGGTAAAATTACTGAATGCAACCTTAACAAAGATACATAATAATAAGCTAGATCTCCATCAGAGAACTCATAGCAATGAGTAATAATGTTGTTGATATAGTCATTACTCAAACAGTAGTCTGCATCATCCACAAAAGAAGCATATGAGAAAGGCATTATGCTTCAAATCACAATAACAGGGCAATTTAAGAAAATGAGTTACTGTAAGGGAAAAGAAGTAGGTAGCAATTTTGATATAAGAGTTAAGACATGAAGTAGAAAAGATCAAGAATTTGGCTGAACTCTTTTTACTTGCTCAAAATTTGCCCTTCCCCTCCAGAACTATAACACCTAAGAACAAGTGTTTACTTCTTTGAATTTCAACAGTGATTGGATGGTCTCTCCCCAAGTTCCATTATGTTCAAAGACAAGAGAACTCAAAAATACTTACAGATTGCATGTTCAGTTTGTATGTTCTGAATCATTATGCTCAAATATTGAAGTAGGGGTGCCTCAATGCTTGAATCTCCACTAATCTTTAGTAAACGAAGAAACTCAGCTAAAACTTGATATTCCATGAAACACCTGGAGACAAGCAGAAGCACAGTACACGTCTGACAACCAGTCAGGGTATACATTATCCTAAAATCAAATGATTGATTGTTAAGAAGTTACATACTCAAATATCAAGGGATCATGACTGTCACCATAAGTAACAATCTCTACAATAGATTGTAACAGGTCAACTAGTGGATCCTGGAAGCAAAAGACCAGTAGCACGTATGAGATAACGGATTTGAGagtttacaaaattatattccactgggaataatgataatgataatgataataatactaataataatgaagTTTCCTTTCATACCCTGTTTTTATAATCCACAAGCTTGATTTCTCGCAATTCATTAACTATGCATCTGTGTCACCAGAACTATATTGAGAAAAATCTCATAGTTTCGAAGAAAAACAAtaaacataacaaaacaaaaatacaataaaatatgaCAGCAGATAACTCAGAATGAGTTGAATAGCAGCAGGAAGAAGATTTgtaatgaaatgaaaatttatattcatCTCCTAGCTGGAATCAAGCTGGGAATAGAGCTCCAACAAATGAAGAGGGTAATGAGACTAATAGAGGGTGGCGTAGAACCTAGAGGCTCTAAGATCTAG
Coding sequences within it:
- the LOC116018656 gene encoding protein TRANSPARENT TESTA 9-like isoform X2, translating into MEYQVLAEFLRLLKISGDSSIEAPLLQYLSIMIQNIQTEHAIYYCLSNDYINNIITHCYEFSDGDLAYYYVSLLRVMSGKITRETLCLLVKAHQQNCRTSHLETVISFPLYTEALKFAHHEEKMIQTAIRTVTLNIYNVCDDMVYQFITTPPVSDYFSDLVLYLRKRCFHLDKIVHDKKEAWNFERSKLVLESDEITNDLYYFQDMLSVGEPRLSKIVTQNIFSLLVFPTLLPSLYLRDTNDMNKCISATTSLYLLSQIIQILKGTNIIHFICALFLYIPIFSSMKESMESVAADTTNQTHVFERYVSELDQTVQLQCDGANDIRRNLMLKQLLECMSSNSGFISFSPGNMLQKSDEIIHNVCSNSHCLMLASLMLLVGLLESKDIDPELAAITAIPEIKSRIRKMLLEILASRTSVQLQLEAAWVLRRLLLVSVDKNLEDNELQLFKTSCELSTEHLKKELDECWFDYIQDTLKNEWTSCKKALEQPLQSKDPFFVLELSFGQNTTSICPTSALAWQHMVDAVKGFIIHHQLKSYIFSGYSFDNALANLKDSFSRETNGSDLSRGSFGSELSLGSAIPCKIAFSKTGTRDVYMMPLATGKSGKLILLEPHPLYSRKGVVIAIAPLAGLNLSIVENQPTWLLLRLRDTKPRFSSIQTRGHDSSPCIREPGNRWILRFPDAQVCNTAYAMVLKEINKQRSVVEGMLTTFLQNIPS
- the LOC116018656 gene encoding protein TRANSPARENT TESTA 9-like isoform X1, with protein sequence MWSSFWRSVDRFSLQHFKCIVNELREIKLVDYKNRDPLVDLLQSIVEIVTYGDSHDPLIFECFMEYQVLAEFLRLLKISGDSSIEAPLLQYLSIMIQNIQTEHAIYYCLSNDYINNIITHCYEFSDGDLAYYYVSLLRVMSGKITRETLCLLVKAHQQNCRTSHLETVISFPLYTEALKFAHHEEKMIQTAIRTVTLNIYNVCDDMVYQFITTPPVSDYFSDLVLYLRKRCFHLDKIVHDKKEAWNFERSKLVLESDEITNDLYYFQDMLSVGEPRLSKIVTQNIFSLLVFPTLLPSLYLRDTNDMNKCISATTSLYLLSQIIQILKGTNIIHFICALFLYIPIFSSMKESMESVAADTTNQTHVFERYVSELDQTVQLQCDGANDIRRNLMLKQLLECMSSNSGFISFSPGNMLQKSDEIIHNVCSNSHCLMLASLMLLVGLLESKDIDPELAAITAIPEIKSRIRKMLLEILASRTSVQLQLEAAWVLRRLLLVSVDKNLEDNELQLFKTSCELSTEHLKKELDECWFDYIQDTLKNEWTSCKKALEQPLQSKDPFFVLELSFGQNTTSICPTSALAWQHMVDAVKGFIIHHQLKSYIFSGYSFDNALANLKDSFSRETNGSDLSRGSFGSELSLGSAIPCKIAFSKTGTRDVYMMPLATGKSGKLILLEPHPLYSRKGVVIAIAPLAGLNLSIVENQPTWLLLRLRDTKPRFSSIQTRGHDSSPCIREPGNRWILRFPDAQVCNTAYAMVLKEINKQRSVVEGMLTTFLQNIPS